In Macaca nemestrina isolate mMacNem1 chromosome 10, mMacNem.hap1, whole genome shotgun sequence, the genomic window CAGAAACTCAGAACTCTTGATGttccaaagaattttttttttttttgagacggagtctcactctgtcgcccaggctggagtgccgtggcacaatctcaactcactctaacttccaccacccgggttcaagtgattcttgtgcctcagcctcccaagtagctgggactacagggtcgccaccatgcccagctaattcttttgtatttttagtagaaacagggtttcaccatgttggccaggctggtctcagactcctgacctcaggtgatctgcctgcctcggcctcccaaagtactgggattacaggcgtgagccactgtgcccggcaaaagaaatctttttaatCACAATGAATTTCTGTTTTGATGCATGTGTGGGTCAGCCATATCCATTTCAGTGGTCAGTAGCATTTGACTGGGTATTGGGGGAATTGGGTTCTGTTACTCTGGGCAAGTCAACATATCTCCCACTCTTCATTCCCATATATAAAATGGGAAGATCAACCATGCCTTCATCTACCTTGTAGAAATGTTTTGAGGCAAAGTCAGAATATCTGAAATTGTTTTGAGCATTTTAGGAAGCATGGATGATAATTCAGTGGCCATTGTAATCATTATAATCAAGGCCATTGCATTGTATGCTTCCGAGGGGCCCGTTCTCATTGTGCTGGATGTGAATGGTGCCCCTGGAGGAATGCACCCAGTGATATGGATGCTGGCTTTTCTATCCTCTGCTGACTGCCACAACTCTCCGAAATTGAATTTCTTTCCAACCACCCAGCATCTTGCATTAGAGGACTCTCTTATTTGACGTCATAGGATTTTCaacttggaaatattttaatgatcTCCTTGGTCAGTCCCTTCCTGGCAGATGATTCCAATCTCTGCTTGAATACCTCTGGTGTTAGGAATCTTAAAGTAGGCTGGCATCATGGCTTTGTAGTGAATAACTGCCCTTTGGCAAATTACTTTCTAAGTCTTTGTGTTCCTTTCTGTAAAACATGGGTAAGACTTGCCAGGTTGTGAGGAGTAGAAACTGTGTGTCTGAAGTGCCTAACCTAGTGCCTGGCACTGTCAGGCCTAACAACAAATGGCAACTGTTATCATTGTgctcatcatcattattataccTAGTGTATTCTGAGCTTGCTCATCCCCTTGCCAGCACATTATAAATGAATTTAAGTTTTGCAAGTTCTCTTATTGGAAACTTTGATTAAgtgggttattattattattttttaaaattaaccttaATTTTAAGGGCAGAATTGTTTATTGAACACCCTCACACACAAATTGATGAGATTTTATTTGggttaaaataaatatgttttaccTGTCTGAGAAATTGTAGCATCAAGGGAAATTAGTTTGCAACTTTAGTACAGTTGCCCTTCAAGTGACAATGTGTCCAGCTTCTAACCTCAGTCTGAGTGAAATATTTACTAGCATGAGCTCGTCCGTCAGCACTAAGGCTTGAGATGAGTGCAGTTTTATTACTGGAGAATACTTGGCTTACCTTTGACTGTCCTAGGTGTTTGCTGGCCCTTCTGGGGGCAAAAGTTTAGTTCTCCATTTTACACACCGGAAAATTGAGGTGTATTAATGAGCAAGTTTGTAACTGAACCCCGAGTAGAAGTCAGGCATCCCGATTCCCACTGCTTGTGTCCTTTGGGTTATGCTCCCTATAAACAGAGCCTCCTCGTCTCCTGCAATGATTGGGCATCTCAGACAACTGCCAGGGATCAATAATCTGGTAACTAAAAAATTCTCCTGAGGCGGAAAAAGTGCAGAAATCATCACCCCACACCACCTGAAGCCTCTCTTAAGAAGAAAAGTTAGGGGGGAACCCAAAGAAGAGGGACTTGTGCTAATTGCCTGGCTTCCAGGCCATTGCCTTTTCTACTAGCTCCCATTTTACACTGGTGAATTGCTTACGAAAATGAAAGATGGCTTTTACTCAGTCAAGTTTAGATAGTCGTGGCTTAACTTGCTCAGAGGCCTCCTTATTTGATATTTGGTGGACAATACCAGAGTGGAAAGGGTTGCCAACTTGGGATGAGTGAAAGTATGATCAGGTGCTGCTGATGTCACCCCAGAGTGCTGCCACTGGCTGCGTGTGCTAGGGAAGAGGAGAGGTTTAGCTTCGAAGATAGGTGTTCTGTAAACACTTTTCTCCCAAATGCTTGAGGGATGGCACCTTCCCCTAGCAGCTACCTTGGTCATTGCAAAAGTGGTTTTCACTTGATTGTCAAGGGGCTATGGGCAAGGGGTGGGTAGATGATGGATGGAACATCAGATAAGAGGGTGGAGAGCAGACATACATGGTTTGAAAAAGCCCCTCCAAATAATTCTGATACTTCCTCACCCCCATCCCTCTAGAAATCACTGCCAAAAAGGAAGTAGGGGACAATCTGAGGGAAGAAAATTATCTGTGGAGGCAAGAGAGGATCTAGTTAGTTGTTCCTCATTATCATCTAGGGGTCTTGAGGAATACAGAGGCATGTACTTCATACACAGGAACATTAGAGAAAGGAATTCTTAAATGTTTGAAATCAAGCTGTAGGCAGAAGGAAAACAAGTTAACTGATATTCCTGGCCCATTGAAATTTgcatctaggccgggcgcggtggctcaagcctgtaatcccagcactttgggaggccgagacgggcggatcacgaggtcaggagatcgagaccatcctggcgaacacggtgaaatcccgtctctactaaaaagtacaaaaaaactagctgggcgaggtggcaggcgcctgtagtcccagctactcgggaggctgaggcaggagaatgatgtaaatcctggaggcagagcttgcagtgagctgagatccggccactgcactccagcctacgcgacagagcgagactccatctcaaaaaaaaaaaaagaaatttgcttcTGCCCGGAGTTCATACTGTTACTCTGTTTTATCTGGTTGAAATACATTTTTGCACATCGAGGCAGTCcagtcattcagcaaacattcatTGAATATTTATAATGTGCTGGGCACCATGTTAGACACTTAGGCCATGAAGATGAATACATAGAGCCCTACTCTCAGGTTGGAGTAGGAGAGAGCTCAGATAGGTGGGCTTCTCTTGGACATAGAGGGGAGGGTTCAGCCACACCTTCTTGATGGGAAGGGTTCTAACCATTACCCTCACTTGGCTCAGGTGCCGGATGTGCTCACTGACATTCTACTCCAAGTCGGAGATGCAGATCCACTCCAAGTCACACACCGAGACCAAGCCCCACAAGTGCCCACATTGCTCCAAGACCTTCGCCAACAGCTCCTACCTGGCCCAGCACATCCGTATACACTCAGGGGCTAAGCCCTACAGTTGTAACTTCTGTGAGAAATCCTTCCGCCAGCTCTCCCACCTTCAGCAGCACACCCGGTAAGGCTGCTCTTGGTTTACCCCACCACCTGGCTGTGAACCCTAAGGCCATGTTACCTGCACCTACTCCtccacatgtatttttttttccctttcacctTTGCCCATtggtagcctcaacctcctattACTGTCTGTGGAAATTATATATCCTAGCTCTTTGGGGGGCCTTGAAAATTGTGGTCTCCAATTCCAAAGTCTGGAACAATTTTTGTggtttctctctgtgtctgtgtttggAAATCTTCTGCAGAGCAGGCCTGCTTTTACTATATGCTTCAGTTCAGAGCCAAGGTGTGCATTCAACTTCAGGTCCATGGGGAACAGGCGGTATTGGTCTTTGTTCAAATTACTATTTGGAAGCAGGGTATCTGTGGTGAGTGTGTTAACCTTAGGAAAAAGCGGAGGGTGATGAGATTGACTACTTTAAGGTTACCAGGAGCCATGGGTTGCAGCTCTTCATCATCTCACTGCCATTCTAGCCACCGACTTACGATCAGCAACAACCTAGATCTGGGTGTCCTCTTCATTTGcctatccaggctggagtgcttttgggaggagggaggaagggggtgCTCTCATCCGTCAAGCAACATCATTTCACCCAGCAGAGAGCTGAGCCCCTGGTGTCGAACTGCTTCctcctccccccttccctcctctcctctccggCAGGATCCACTCCAAGATGCACACGGAGACCATCAAGCCCCACAAGTGCCCGCACTGCTCCAAGACCTTCGCCAACACCTCCTACCTGGCCCAGCACCTCCGTATCCACTCGGGGGCCAAGCCCTACAACTGTTCCTACTGCCAGAAGGCCTTCCGCCAGCTCTCCCACCTCCAGCAGCACACACGGTAAGGGAGAGTGGCGGGCTACTGACCCCGCCCCGCTGGcatgccctccccacccccgccccggACACACACAACAACCCGCATGCGGGGGGCGGGGGAGAGACCTGGCTGGAGGAGAGACCTGGCTGGCATCTGGGAGAAGGAAGACCAAACACCACTGGAGATTCAAGTGGACACAGAGAGAGCCTCTCTGGGGCAAGAGCTACATCGGGGAGCTGCAGTGACTGTATGATATTCACTGGTCCATGGGAGACAGACACGTACCTGGAGTGGAAAcaacttttctcttattttcctccCTGAAAATACTCATGTACCCGTCTTGCAAGATTTGCCCCTTGATGCCAAAACAGAGTCATTTGAGTGGAGAAGACCGTACCTCTAGCCCTTAGGGCACCAATTATGAACAGAAGATAAAATCAGACATTAGCTGGGCACCAGCCTGGTGACACCCACAGCAACAAGCAAGGCTCCGAGGGATGCCAAGAgtagagaacaaaagaaaacacgTACTAAATGTTCAGAGAGAATCagcaaacagaaaatgaaaaacctCATGCTTTGTAAAGATGCCCGCCCAGTGTTTATCCCGTGAATCTGGAGTGACTAGGAAGAAGTGAACCTGCCAACTAGAAGAAGTGATGATCTCCTTCGGTGCTATCTCAAGTTGGAGTCCAGACTTACAGGCCATAGACCGTCTCACCCGGCTTCTTGTGGATGTGATGATCTCAAAGTGATCAGGCATCTTGCTttgagaagaggaggggaggaatCAGGCTTTCTTCACAAAGAAGAGACGTGTCCTGTGACGTTTTTGAGATTTTATACCAGAGGTCCAGAAAAGCACCTGGTCATGGAGATGGTTCTGAAGTTGCTGATGAGGAGCGGGTGTCACTGCACCCTTAAGTCCTTGGCTCATCTTAGCAGAGGGCCCTGTGGTGTTGAGGAAAGAGGTCACATTGGTACTAAACTAGGCATTTCCTGCCATTAGGGGGCTGGACTGCAAAAAGCACTTAGAAGTTTTAATGAGTTTCCATTCATATCACTACTACTCTCCACAATCAGTGTAACTCTGCTTTTCTTTGATACCATAACATTCTCTGGAAGTGATGCTCAAGGCTGAGGGGACTGTTTCTGGCTATAAGGTGGGACCAAGGAAGACGCGttgggcttttctttttccttgccaTTGTGTTTATCTTATGTTCTTGAATGTTCGTTAGGACAGTTACTGTAGGAGCTGAGTTGTATGCCAAATTGTGGGCTGCCTGTCCCTTGGGTGCCAAGTCCTCAGTCTCTCCTCCCCCAGCAGAGAGGAGCCTCAGCTTGAGCTGAGTGATGCAGGCATTGACCAGAAGCAAAGCGTTAGTACCTGATCCACATCAGAGAGGAAAGCTGGTGCCTCTTGGAGGCCCATCTGATGTGCCTCCTTAGGAGAACAGGATTGACCTGGAGAAAACTTGTTGAGCCAGTTCCTAAGTGGTCTTGCTGacattctttccctttcttctcatCCTGTGCAGAATCCACACTGGTGATAGACCATACAAATGTGCACACCCAGGCTGTGAGAAAGCCTTCACACAACTCTCCAATCTGCAGGTAAATGTTCCACCCTCCACACAGAACTTGAGTCTGAGACTTGGGGCCATTTGAATAGtatagtggttctcaaatgttTTCAGGACTCTTTTACACTCAAAAATTATCGAGGGACCCAAAGagtttttgtttatgtgggtAATAGCTATCTACATAGAggttgtaaaactgaaaaacctgaaaaatatttataatggtaATCTGTTTAGAAAGAACAAAAACCCATTGTGTGTTAACATGAATAACATATCCCAAGACCCTCCAAAAACAACTGAGTGAGAAGAATGGCATGATTATACATTTTTGCAggtgtctatttttaattttggggacaggaccttgctctgtcacccaggctgagtgcagtggtgtgatcacggcccactgcagcctcagcctcccggtctcaagtgatcctttcacctcagcctcccaagtagctgggattataggcatgcaccaccacacctggctggttttttaatttttgtagagatgggggtcttgctgtcttgcctaggttggtctcgaactcctggacagaggccatcctcccgcctcagcctccccaaagtgctgggattgcaggcatgagtcatcgcACCTGGCACAGGGATCTTTAATGTCTTAAGCTAGAAGATGAGTAGATTCTCATATCTGCTGCATCTGGCCTATTGTGTTGTCACACATCATGTAACCTCTGTAAAGGTTACATGTAAAACATATGGCAAAGTGAAGCCACTTGAAATTTTGAGGGAAGCAAGATTTCAGTTAGGTTTTTcattttgcgtgtgtgtgtgtgtgtgtgtgtgtgtgtgtgtgtgtgtgtgtgtttgagacaggctcgctctgtcacctagactggagtgcaatgatacgatctcagctcactgcagcttccacttcccgggttcaagagagaCAAAGGCAAACattgtcttattattttgaaaagatttggctgggcgcagtggctcacacctgcaatctcaacactttgggaggctgaggcgggcggatcacctgagctcaggagttcgagaccagcctggccaacacggtgaaacttcatctctactaaaaatacaaaaaaaaattagccgggcatggtggcatgtgcctgtagtcccagctacttgcagggtgaggcaggagaatcgcttgaacccaggaagcagaggttgcagtgaaccaagattgcaccactgcactccaacctgaacgacaaagtgagactccatctaaaaaaaaagaaaaaagagttttgaTCCTGTGGGCCCCCTGCGAAGATCTTAGTGTTCCCTAAAGATCCCCGTGCCTCACTTTAAGAACTACTGGACTGGTGAGACGGGCATAAGCTGTCTTGGGATCCTGGTATGTGCTGCATGAGGTATGCTTCCACCCTTAGCCTGTAGCTTCTCAAGTTTCATTTGAAACAATTTCTACTTTCTTCAGATGGAGAGAGAAGCTGGGAGGCCTGACACCTACTTTTTTGCTTTCCATCAAGGTCAAGGGGGCAGGAGGGAAGAGGACAATGTATTCATTCTGGTTTCTCCCAATTTTCTCAGTCCCACAGACGGCAACACAACAAAGATAAACCCTTCAAGTGCCACAACTGTCATCGGGCGTACACGGATGCAGCCTCACTAGAGGTGCACCTGTCTACGCACACAGTGAAGCATGCCAAGGTGTACACCTGCACTATCTGCAGTCGGGCATACACATCAGTGAGTGctccatttcttctctttccttcctgatAGTCCTCTAAGAGTACAGTCCACTTCATCCCATTTTCTGGGTAGAGATCTGTTGCAGCGAATACCCTGCCTCCCTAGCTCCAACTTAGCAGAACAAGTAAATGTTCAGAAATTAATTAGACCCATAGCCGAGGAATTTAGGGGATGCCTGATCCCCTAATCCTATAGAGATTGATAAACTGTAATTCTTCATTTTACTTAAACATAAGGCAAAATAAAGCCACTTGAAATTTTGAGGGGAGCAAGATTTCAgttaggtattttcttttttttttttttttgagacagagtctcgccttgtcactcaggctggagtgcagtggtgtgatctcggctcactgcaacctccacctcctgggttcaagcgattctcctgcctcagcctcctgagtagctgggattacaggtgcatgtcccCTCGcccagtaaatttttgtatttttagtagaaacggggtttcaccatgttgcccaggctggtctcaaactcctgacctcaagtgatccacctgccttggcctcccaaagtgctgggattacaggcatgagccaccacacctggcccagttaGATATTTTCTATGAGACTCCAGGAAAGGTTGTAAGGTTGTTTCATTCAGGGGTCTTCGAAAAAAATAGCAGCTCATTCCTTTGCCAGTTGAATGTTCACTGACTTCTAAAGGTTcccctctcttttttctctcagtAGTGAGCCACTGAAAGTCTTACTTGAGTTTTGCTCAGTCTTGGCTCCAGAAAACCAGTATAAACCTTAACTCTAGCAGAATCAGAGCCTAGGGTGCTAGTTACAAGtaatctcttttccttcttcttcatcCCTCAACTTCTTTTTACCATCTCCCTCAGGAAACATACCTTATGAAACATATGCGCAAACACAACCCTCCTGATCTTCAGCAACAAGTGCaggcagcagcggcggcggcagcagtGGCCCAGGCCCAGGCGCAGGCCCAGGCTCAAGCGCAAGCGCAAGCCCAGGCTCAGGCTCAGGCTCAGgctcaggcccaggcccaggcccaggcctccCAGGcatcacagcagcagcagcagcagcagcaacagccaCCACCACACTTCCAGTCTCCTGGGGCAGCCCcccagggtgggggtggtggggacaGCAACCCCAACCCTCCACCCCAGTGTTCCTTTGACCTGACCCCCTATAAGACGGCGGAGCATCATAAGGACATCTGCCTCACTGTCACCACCAGCACCATCCAGGTGGAGCACCTGGCCAGCTCTTAGAGATCCGTGCTGCCACCCACTGGGAAGAGGAAGAAGTAGTCCTGGTTTCTTCTTTCTCCAACTCCTCTTGGTGGGAAAAGTCCTCTTCTTCACAGGCCTTGGCTCCATCTCCTTGGGCCTCAGGCACAGCTTTCCTTCACAGGATACCATCCTTTTTCTGAACTCTTCAAAAGGAACATCAGCCCTCCTGATTGCAAAGGAATACTGAGCTGATGGTATCATCCAGCAGCCTCCCCTCCCAAGCAAAGCTTTTAAAATTGGGGGTTGGTGCTCAAGGGAAGGATTTGCTATGACCTCATAGAAACTTGTCCAGTGTGGTCACTTACCCTATCCTTACCCTCCTTATCCTCAGAGTTTGGGTTGATAGAAGACTAGAGGCTGGCCCTCCCAGATAACAGAGAAAAGGGAGCCCCAAATGCAACCAGCCTCTTGTTCTATTCTTGCCTGCAAAAGAACAGAGGTTTCTCAGTTGCCTCAGTCCCTGAGAGCCATTTCTTCCCCTGCATCGTCTCACTTCACTTCCTGTTGACTGCTGGTAGAAGATTTGGGGTAGGGGACAGACCTCCTTTTATTTGAAGGGGGCAAGGGCTGAGATGTGGTCCCCAAGGGGCCAGAAATTTCCAAGTTGGTCACAGGTGGCTTAGAAGTGTGGGTTATGGTTTTAGGGATTTCCTTGGagcctctctccttctctgcctacACAGACCCTATACTCTCAGTCTCCCCAACCCACCCCCCAAGGAGCTGTGGGAGGCTTTGTGTTATCTGTGAAACTCCAAAACCGGGGTGTTGCGGAGAAGGGAGAGTTCAAGGCAAACACAAGGACTGGACTTAGCTCCCTAGGTGCCACGGTCAGATGCCGGACAcggatttatatataaatatatatatataaatatattataccCACTCATCACAGCCATCTTTGTTGTAACCATTTCTGTGTTTATAAATGCATTATCTCTGAGAATTTTCatatttgatgttttatttttgtccttttttttccctccctccacccctgtCCTCCAgccacagcatttttttttttttgtcttttttttttttttttttaaatcatggcagatttcagagaaaaggaaatttaaaaaaaaaaatcaggaaaccaGTTGTTATAAAGCAatctaaaaatgaagaaaaaaaaaaaaaccttatgtACAAACCAAGGGGTGTTTTTAGAACATTGTatagaaataaattcatgtaaaAGGATCAGAGGCAGTGGAGCTACTGATGTGAGCGAGCATGCGGAAAAGGCATTTGGGGAGATGTCCAAGAATAGTATTTATAAACTGATTAAtagcagagtgtgtgtgtgatgaaCGAGTGCTTGTGTGATGATGTCCCATGTGTGCAGTTCTCCAGTCATGGAAGGGTACAGTTTCATGACGTCTCCAGTGAATCCTGGTTGATGAGGACTTCTACATACACATTCTGTCATGGAGGATTGCATTTCCTAAATAGGTGAGAGCAAGGCTTTCGTTGTGTGTTAACCCAACAGCTCAGCTCCCTATGGAAGAAAAATGGAAGCCTCTTGGAAGGATCCACACTCCTGCCTGAGTCTGGAGTAGGGGCTTGCAGTTGGCAGCGTAtccatatgtatgtttattgactTGTGGAAATCATAACCGGTTAAGCGGTGCAAGATTGGTTTATGCAGGAGAGCTGTAGTACTGTGGAGTAGAATGTGATCATGAAACCTGGACTTAAGCCCTTTGCCTACCATCAACCAGTGTTGACCAGGGTGCTGCTTCAACTGTTAGTGAAGGGATTGGACTAGATAACTCTCAAGATACCTTTTTTGAGAATTTAGAAGCTTGctttaaggctgggtgtggtggcttacacctgtaatcccagcattttgggaggccgaggcaggcagatcacttgaggtcaggagttcaagacaagcctggccattgtggtgaaaccccatctctactaaaaatacaaaaaaaatgatctgggcatagtggtgggcatctacaatctcagctactcaggctgaagcaggaggatcttttgaacccaggaggcagaggttgcagtgagccaagatcatgccactgcactccagcctgggcgacagagtgagactgtctcaaaaaaataaaaatacaaaaattagccaggtgtggtggcacacgcctgtagtcccagctacaggctgaggcagaagaatcacttgaacctgggaggcagaggttgcagtgatctgggatcgcaccactgcactccaggccgggccacagagtgagattctgtctggaaaaaaaaaaagagaagaaaaccttGCTTTAAGCACTGAAAAAGTGAAAGTTGTGACCAAGCTCCCACATCCCGAGAACTGGTGGTTCTCTGGGACTGCTGGCCAATAGTACTTGTTACCTAGTTGGGCTGGGATAAATAAAGTACACTTAATTTAGTGCTAGATATCCTGTGTGGGCACCTAAGGTGGTCTGTCAATATGTTGTGTAATACCAATGAATGTATCACATATGACCAAATATGCCAGTGTTTCTTAGCTCCCTGGATATTTACTTGCTTTTCCTCCCACTCTCAACAGCTCTTGAAAAGGCTCTAATGGCCCTAACTTCACCAGTATTAAAACTTAttgcaacaaccctatgaggtaggtagtATTCTCACTGTATAGTAAAACAGGCACAGAGATTAAATTACTTACCGAAAAGCATGACTCTTATAATGAGAGCAAAATTTCCTGGATTCTATTGCTGTATCTTACTACCTGCACACTAGTAAACCTGGGGTTTACGGACTACAGATCCTCTCAGCCCTGATACCCCCACCACTCTACAGCCCCTGACCCCTTTCTCTAGCCTGCTATTACTGTCCAGATAATGTTTCAAATACATCCCTGCAGCcatctcaaagcaaaacaaagcaactTCCAATCCGCCCCGGATTGGAAGTTCCTCCTCTTCATGTATTTGGTAGAAATTATATAGCTGGAAGTCTGTCTCATTAAAAACTTGACATAAGACATTGATAATTCTTATGAAGGATGTGTGAGGGTATGAAAGGCGTGAGGGGTGGCAGCTATCTCTAAGATGCTATCTTACTGACACCACTATTAGGTTATGGCCTTTGAGTTCTATTTGCCTAGTGTGTTGGCAGCCTCTCATACCCTTGACTGCTTTCCATTCTGATGGAAACCATAGAAATCACTCTACCATAGCTAACTAGAGTGATGGCTGGCAACTAGCTAGCCAACTAGCCCTGTAGTGATAGTGCTGCATCACTCGACCCCTTCAGAATTATGATGCTAACATCACatataaacaaaaggaaaacaaaaacatgaggTTTCTCCCTTAGAGAGTAGCAAgaggtgccaggcacagtggctcacgcctgtaatcccagcactttgagaggctgaggagggcagatcgcctgaggtcgggatttcaagaccagcctgaccaacatggagaaaccccgtctctactaaaaatacaaaattagccaggcgtgatggtgcatgcctgtaatcccagctacacgggaggctgaggcaggagaatcacttgaacctgggaggtggaggttgcggagAGATGGCTCCatgatcacgctattgcactccagcctgggcaacaagagtgaaaattctgtctcagccgggcgcggtggctcaagcctgtaatcccagcactttgggaggccgagacgggcggatcacgaggtcaggagatcgagaccatcctggctaacaccgtgaaaccctgtctctactaaaaatacaaaaaactagccgggcgaggtggagggcgcctgtagtcccagctactccggaggctgaggcaggagaatggcctaaacccgggaggcggagcttgcagtgagctgagatctggccactgcactccagcccgggctacagagcaagactccgtctcaaaaaaaaaaaaataaataaataaaataaataaataaataaaaaagaaaaaaagaaaattctgtctcaaaaaaaaaaaaaagtagcaagagGGCAACGTCAGAAGTaatattttggccgggcgcggtggctcaagcctgtaatcccagcactttgggaggccgagacgggcggatcacgaggtcaggagatcaagaccatcctggctaacacggtgaaaccccgtctctactaaaaatacaaaaaaaactagccgggcgaggtggcgggcgcctgtagtcccagctactcgggaggctgaggcaggagaatggcgtaaacccgggaggcggagcttgcagtgagctgagatccggccactgcactccagcctgggcgacagagcgagactccgtctcaaaaaaaaaaaaaaaaaaaagtaatattttatatgtgaAAGTATTCGAGTGTAAAGTACAGGAGGTCTGACAAAAGATGTGCAGAATTATAgcattattgtcattatttgtatttataagtAGAAAGTTGATAATCCTTCTCAAGCTAAA contains:
- the LOC105484196 gene encoding zinc finger protein 384 isoform X1; the protein is MEESHFNSNPYFWPSIPTVSGQIENTMFINKMKDQLLPEKGCGLAPPHYPTLLTVPASVSLPSGISMDTESKSDQLTPHSQASVTQNITVVPVPSTGLMTAGVSCSQRWRREGSQSRGPGLVITSPSGSLVTTASSAQTFPISAPMIVSALPPGSQALQVVPDLSKKVASTLTEEGGGGGGGGGSVAPKPPRGRKKKRMLESGLPEMNDPYVLSPEDDDDHQKDGKTYRSEGNCGTGNGQSLGLMDSVPGSTTNLLCDPGCRMCSLTFYSKSEMQIHSKSHTETKPHKCPHCSKTFANSSYLAQHIRIHSGAKPYSCNFCEKSFRQLSHLQQHTRIHSKMHTETIKPHKCPHCSKTFANTSYLAQHLRIHSGAKPYNCSYCQKAFRQLSHLQQHTRIHTGDRPYKCAHPGCEKAFTQLSNLQSHRRQHNKDKPFKCHNCHRAYTDAASLEVHLSTHTVKHAKVYTCTICSRAYTSETYLMKHMRKHNPPDLQQQVQAAAAAAAVAQAQAQAQAQAQAQAQAQAQAQAQAQAQAQASQASQQQQQQQQQPPPHFQSPGAAPQGGGGGDSNPNPPPQCSFDLTPYKTAEHHKDICLTVTTSTIQVEHLASS
- the LOC105484196 gene encoding zinc finger protein 384 isoform X5, which codes for MEESHFNSNPYFWPSIPTVSGQIENTMFINKMKDQLLPEKGCGLAPPHYPTLLTVPASVSLPSGISMDTESKSDQLTPHSQASVTQNITVVPVPSTGLMTAGVSCSQRWRREGSQSRGPGLVITSPSGSLVTTASSAQTFPISAPMIVSALPPGSQALQVVPDLSKKVASTLTEEGGGGGGGGGSVAPKPPRGRKKKRMLESGLPEMNDPYVLSPEDDDDHQKDGKTYRSEGNCGTGNGQSLGLMDSVPGSTTNLLCDPGCRMCSLTFYSKSEMQIHSKSHTETKPHKCPHCSKTFANSSYLAQHIRIHSGAKPYSCNFCEKSFRQLSHLQQHTRIHTGDRPYKCAHPGCEKAFTQLSNLQSHRRQHNKDKPFKCHNCHRAYTDAASLEVHLSTHTVKHAKVYTCTICSRAYTSETYLMKHMRKHNPPDLQQQVQAAAAAAAVAQAQAQAQAQAQAQAQAQAQAQAQAQAQAQASQASQQQQQQQQQPPPHFQSPGAAPQGGGGGDSNPNPPPQCSFDLTPYKTAEHHKDICLTVTTSTIQVEHLASS
- the LOC105484196 gene encoding zinc finger protein 384 isoform X3 translates to MEESHFNSNPYFWPSIPTVSGQIENTMFINKMKDQLLPEKGCGLAPPHYPTLLTVPASVSLPSGISMDTESKSDQLTPHSQASVTQNITVVPVPSTGLMTAGVSCSQRWRREGSQSRGPGLVITSPSGSLVTTASSAQTFPISAPMIVSALPPGSQALQVVPDLSKKVASTLTEEGGGGGGGGGSVAPKPPRGRKKKRMLESGLPEMNDPYVLSPEDDDDHQKDGKTYRCRMCSLTFYSKSEMQIHSKSHTETKPHKCPHCSKTFANSSYLAQHIRIHSGAKPYSCNFCEKSFRQLSHLQQHTRIHSKMHTETIKPHKCPHCSKTFANTSYLAQHLRIHSGAKPYNCSYCQKAFRQLSHLQQHTRIHTGDRPYKCAHPGCEKAFTQLSNLQSHRRQHNKDKPFKCHNCHRAYTDAASLEVHLSTHTVKHAKVYTCTICSRAYTSETYLMKHMRKHNPPDLQQQVQAAAAAAAVAQAQAQAQAQAQAQAQAQAQAQAQAQAQAQASQASQQQQQQQQQPPPHFQSPGAAPQGGGGGDSNPNPPPQCSFDLTPYKTAEHHKDICLTVTTSTIQVEHLASS
- the LOC105484196 gene encoding zinc finger protein 384 isoform X7 translates to MEESHFNSNPYFWPSIPTVSGQIENTMFINKMKDQLLPEKGCGLAPPHYPTLLTVPASVSLPSGISMDTESKSDQLTPHSQASVTQNITVVPVPSTGLMTAGVSCSQRWRREGSQSRGPGLVITSPSGSLVTTASSAQTFPISAPMIVSALPPGSQALQVVPDLSKKVASTLTEEGGGGGGGGGSVAPKPPRGRKKKRMLESGLPEMNDPYVLSPEDDDDHQKDGKTYRCRMCSLTFYSKSEMQIHSKSHTETKPHKCPHCSKTFANSSYLAQHIRIHSGAKPYSCNFCEKSFRQLSHLQQHTRIHTGDRPYKCAHPGCEKAFTQLSNLQSHRRQHNKDKPFKCHNCHRAYTDAASLEVHLSTHTVKHAKVYTCTICSRAYTSETYLMKHMRKHNPPDLQQQVQAAAAAAAVAQAQAQAQAQAQAQAQAQAQAQAQAQAQAQASQASQQQQQQQQQPPPHFQSPGAAPQGGGGGDSNPNPPPQCSFDLTPYKTAEHHKDICLTVTTSTIQVEHLASS